A single region of the Corticium candelabrum chromosome 15, ooCorCand1.1, whole genome shotgun sequence genome encodes:
- the LOC134190839 gene encoding peroxinectin A-like yields the protein MSKKSRKSHLTTVLGGTAITCAKQNYNRICNRGGWEQTIFLVTCLHNGVSSWLTTPTSLVHCHGSSFKSTEATYRFPSQYQSVCTCRGFGVSHEQLNKITAYIDALNVYPSSSDIVVEVLRTLQDGKMKLQDNGIIPYNTFGLANDNPVGRPQSTLLIAGDTRSNVQPGLIALHLLFVREHNR from the exons ATGTCAAAGAAGAGCAGGAAATCACATTTGACTACAGTGTTAGGTGGAACCGCCATCACTTGTGCAAAACAGAACTACAACAGGATCTGTAACCGTGGAG GTTGGGAGCAAACCATTTTCTTAGTGACATGTTTGCACAATGGGGTCAGTTCTTGGCTCACGACACCGACTTCTCTAGTCCACTGCCACGGTTCGAGTTTCAAGTCGACAGAAGCGACGTATAGATTTCCATCACAGTACCAAAG TGTCTGCACCTGTCGAGGTTTTGGAGTGTCACATGAACAGCTCAACAAGATCACAGCCTACATCGACGCTTTGAACGTCTACCCTTCATCTAGTGATATTGTCGTAGAGGTGCTGCGCACTCTTCAAGATGGAAAAATGAAATTGCAAGACAACGGCATCATTCCA TATAACACGTTTGGATTGGCAAATGACAATCCTGTGGGTCGGCCACAGTCGACGTTGTTGATTGCTGGTGACACTCGAAGTAATGTACAGCCGGGTCTTATAGCTCTGCACTTGCTGTTTGTGCGTGAGCACAATCGGTAA